Proteins encoded by one window of Chanos chanos chromosome 7, fChaCha1.1, whole genome shotgun sequence:
- the taf6l gene encoding TAF6-like RNA polymerase II p300/CBP-associated factor-associated factor 65 kDa subunit 6L — MASMSEREERRFAEVPRESVKLMAESAGVELSDDVAALLAEDVCYRLREAAQNSSQYMRHAKRRKLTVEDFNRALRWSNIETISGFGAQDALPFRSFKEGELFFVEDREINLVELALATNIPKGCAEAMVRVNVSYLDGKGNLEPQGTVPSAVQTLSDDLLKYYQQITRAILGEDPYLMKVALLDLQSNSKIAALLPYFVYVISGVKSVSHDLEQLNRLLHMVKSLVQNPYLYLGSYVRSLVSSVMYCILEPLAASINPLNDHWTLRDYAALLLSHIFWIHGDLVSGLYHQILLSLQKVLSDPVRPLCSHYGAVVGLHALGWKAVERVLYPHLPAYWANLQAVLDDYSVSNAQVKADGHKVYGAILVAVERLLKMKAASLSSPAEKRATALLGAVGGVSGFRERSPGLSPPPEPLSEPALGIATHLQAGGAGCHWEEWKPDPLPAMYSELYSFFGDSLATRFSTGPSVEGSTSSVPCQPSESRKELTNSTANLDSTRKMPQLTANLNISPRQDGSPRTESVPPSLAATRSLTRSSSVPRSKSSFSRPGQRAAGPSRDIFPKARFPPPQARAPAFTFLIGGRQMGRRGQGRRFQTSFSLSTPMTSLPPRVYAHKLPVIGRVSKPVHRWTLSHYSLHLPL, encoded by the exons ATGGCGAGTATGTCGGAAAGGGAAGAGCGACGTTTCGCTGAGGTACCCCGGGAGTCTGTCAAACTCATGGCAGAAAGCGCTGGGGTAGAATTAAGTGATGATGTTGCCGCTTTACTCGCCGAGGATGTTTGTTATCGACTGAGAGAGGCAGCCCAA AACAGTTCACAGTATATGAGACATGCCAAGAGAAGAAAACTGACTGTGGAAGACTTCAACAGAGCACTTCGTTGGAGCAATATTGAG ACCATTTCTGGCTTTGGTGCTCAAGATGCTTTACCCTTCCGGTCATTTAAAGAAGGGGAGCTATTCTTTGTGGAAGACAGGGAAATTAACCTCGTAGAACTAGCTCTGGCCACCAACATTCCCAAAGGCTGTGCCGAGGCGATGGTGCGAG TGAATGTGTCCTACCTTGATGGCAAAGGAAATCTAGAGCCTCAGGGAACAG TGCCCAGTGCTGTGCAGACCCTGTCTGACGACCTCCTGAAGTATTACCAGCAGATCACTCGCGCCATACTGGGAGAGGACCCGTACCTCATGAAG gTCGCATTGCTTGATCTCCAGTCCAACTCGAAGATCGCTGCTCTCCTGCCCTACTTTGTGTACGTTATAAGTGGG GTGAAGTCAGTGAGCCATGATTTGGAGCAGCTGAACAGACTGCTCCACATGGTGAAGAGCCTGGTTCAGAACCCATACCTGTACTTGGGCTCATACGTGCGCAGCCTGGTCTCTAGTGTGATGTACTGCATCCTGGAGCCACTGGCTGCTTCCATCAACCCACTCAACGACCACTGGACCCTGCGAGACTACGCCGCCCTGTTACTCAGCCATATCTTCTG GATACACGGTGACCTGGTCAGTGGGCTGTACCATCAGATTCTGTTGTCACTCCAGAAAGTTCTGTCTGACCCCGTCCGCCCACTCTGCTCACACTATGGGGCTGTGGTTGGCCTGCATGCTCTTGGCTGGAAG GCCGTTGAGCGTGTGTTGTATCCCCACCTGCCTGCGTACTGGGCCAACCTGCAGGCCGTGCTGGATGATTACTCAGTGTCCAATGCCCAGGTCAAGGCAGATGGACACAAGGTCTATGGAGCCATTCTG GTGGCAGTAGAGCgactgctgaaaatgaaagcagcGAGTCTTTCTTCACCTGCAGAGAAAAGAGCTACTGCGCTGCTGGGAGCTGTGGGAGGGGTCTCTGGCTTCAGGGAGAGGTCTCCTGGATTAAGCCCCCCTCCGGAGCCTCTGTCTGAGCCCGCCCTGGGTATTGCCACTCATCTGCAGGCAGGGGGGGCAGGCTGTCACTGGGAGGAGTGGAAACCAGACCCTCTACCAGCCATGTACTCTGAGCTGTACTCCTTTTTTGGGGACAGCTTGGCCACGCGCTTTAGCACAGGCCCGTCTGTAGAGGGCAGCACCTCCTCGGTGCCCTGTCAGCCCTCTGAGAGCAGGAAGGAGCTCACAAACAGCACGGCCAACCTGGACTCCACACGCAAGATGCCTCAGCTAACCGCCAATCTCAACATAAGCCCGCGGCAGGACGGTAGCCCGCGCACTGAGTCTGTACCCCCGAGTCTGGCTGCCACCCG ATCACTGACCCGATCATCATCAGTCCCGCGCTCCAAATCCTCCTTCTCTCGTCCAGGTCAGCGTGCAGCCGGCCCGTCACGTGACATATTTCCAAAGGCGCGTTTCCCGCCGCCTCAGGCCAGGGCCCCAGCATTCACGTTTCTGATTGGAGGACGGCAGATGGGCCGTCGCGGACAGGGCCGGCGGTTCCAGACCAGCTTCAGCCTGTCCACACCCATGACTTCCTTACCACCCCGTGTCTACGCCCACAAGTTACCTGTCATTGGCAGAGTCAGCAAACCCGTGCATCGCTGGACTCTCTCTCACTACTCACTACACTTGCCACTCTGA